Proteins from one Pseudoalteromonas undina genomic window:
- a CDS encoding thiol:disulfide interchange protein DsbA/DsbL, translating into MIKLVKAGLLAVLLPLAATSFAATYEEGVHYDVVSDRATRKPEVKEFFSFYCPACNNMEPLLAEIKPKLDKNVKFKKSHVDFVGVRDPEHQTMISQALATAEVLPQKDKIISAMFDHIHAKRARFNELADVKDVFLAQGVDGDKFDKLFESFSVRTLSSKMKRDQDYFKGKGALRGVPTFIVNGKYKLNLGGESGISSPEDVSALINYLANK; encoded by the coding sequence ATGATCAAATTAGTTAAAGCAGGGTTGCTTGCTGTATTACTCCCTTTAGCTGCAACCAGTTTTGCTGCCACTTACGAAGAGGGCGTACATTATGATGTCGTCTCTGATCGTGCAACTAGAAAGCCAGAAGTAAAAGAGTTTTTCTCTTTTTACTGCCCTGCATGTAATAACATGGAGCCACTGCTTGCTGAGATCAAACCTAAGCTAGACAAAAACGTAAAGTTCAAGAAAAGCCATGTGGATTTCGTGGGCGTTCGTGACCCAGAACATCAAACCATGATCAGCCAAGCACTAGCTACTGCTGAAGTACTACCGCAAAAAGATAAAATTATTTCAGCGATGTTTGACCACATTCACGCAAAGCGTGCTCGTTTTAATGAGCTTGCAGATGTAAAAGATGTATTTTTAGCGCAAGGTGTAGATGGCGACAAATTTGATAAATTATTTGAAAGCTTTTCGGTACGTACACTGAGCTCTAAAATGAAGCGCGACCAAGATTACTTTAAAGGAAAAGGGGCACTGCGTGGCGTTCCAACATTTATTGTTAATGGTAAATATAAGCTTAACTTAGGTGGCGAGTCAGGTATTTCATCGCCAGAAGATGTAAGCGCACTTATTAACTACTTAGCAAATAAATAA
- a CDS encoding DUF523 domain-containing protein — protein MLGLPVRYDGKGQTILHPQLNLWQKQNRLIVFCPEIAGGLLVPRAPAEIKQNRVITNTAEDVTSAFEAGASKALALCNKHNIRFALLKESSPSCGRNTIYDGSHSGVKVKGMGLTAKLLVKNHVKVFSEEQIPALIKALVL, from the coding sequence TTGTTAGGTTTGCCAGTTCGTTATGATGGTAAAGGCCAAACAATATTGCACCCTCAACTTAATTTGTGGCAAAAGCAAAATAGATTAATCGTATTTTGTCCTGAGATTGCTGGTGGTTTACTCGTGCCTAGAGCGCCCGCTGAGATAAAGCAAAATCGAGTTATTACAAATACTGCTGAGGATGTAACAAGTGCATTTGAAGCTGGCGCTAGTAAAGCATTAGCCCTTTGTAATAAGCATAATATTCGCTTTGCTTTACTAAAAGAGTCTAGTCCTTCGTGTGGCCGTAATACAATTTATGATGGAAGCCATAGTGGGGTGAAAGTAAAAGGCATGGGGCTGACCGCTAAGTTATTGGTAAAGAATCACGTTAAAGTATTTAGTGAAGAGCAAATACCAGCACTTATCAAGGCGCTGGTATTATAG
- the trmA gene encoding tRNA (uridine(54)-C5)-methyltransferase TrmA translates to MAVINIDTTQYDAQLNEKEQRITEQFQRFGVKQLEVFSSEPINYRQRAEFRVWHDGDDLFHIMFDQQTKDKIRVDTFDPAAPLVGEVMQVMIDNLKGCEVLRRKLFQIDYLSTLSGEILVSLLYHKPLDEHWLTEINALKEKLSSQYKIDFIGRARKQKEKLGDDFVTERLVVNGQELIYQQVENSFTQPNAKVNIKMLEWAQELCKPLNNDLLELYCGNGNFSIALAGSFNKVLATEISKSSVHSAQYNIAQNKVTNLDIIRMSSEEFTQAMKGERTFSRLDGIDLSSYNCQTILVDPPRAGMDTLTCDLVANYENIIYISCNPDTLERDLDHLTQTHEVKRFAIFDQFPYTHHIESGVFLQKK, encoded by the coding sequence ATGGCAGTTATAAATATAGATACCACGCAGTACGATGCACAATTAAATGAAAAAGAGCAGCGTATTACAGAGCAGTTTCAACGTTTCGGTGTAAAACAGTTAGAAGTATTTAGCTCTGAGCCTATTAACTACCGTCAACGTGCAGAATTTAGAGTATGGCACGATGGCGACGATCTGTTTCATATTATGTTTGATCAACAAACGAAAGATAAAATACGTGTCGATACCTTTGATCCTGCAGCTCCTTTAGTAGGTGAAGTTATGCAGGTAATGATTGATAACTTAAAAGGCTGCGAAGTACTGCGTCGTAAATTATTCCAAATAGATTATTTATCGACCCTCAGCGGTGAAATTTTAGTGAGCTTGCTTTATCACAAGCCACTTGATGAACACTGGTTAACTGAGATTAATGCCTTAAAGGAAAAGCTAAGTAGCCAGTACAAAATTGACTTTATTGGCCGTGCACGTAAGCAAAAAGAAAAATTAGGCGATGACTTTGTTACTGAGCGTTTAGTGGTAAATGGCCAAGAGCTAATCTATCAACAGGTAGAAAATAGCTTTACTCAGCCTAATGCGAAGGTGAATATTAAAATGTTAGAGTGGGCACAAGAGCTATGTAAACCACTAAACAATGATTTACTAGAGCTGTATTGTGGTAACGGAAACTTTTCAATTGCACTTGCGGGCTCATTTAATAAAGTGCTGGCAACAGAAATATCAAAATCGTCTGTGCATTCAGCGCAATATAATATTGCTCAAAACAAAGTAACTAACTTAGATATTATTCGCATGTCGAGCGAAGAGTTTACTCAGGCAATGAAAGGCGAGCGTACTTTCTCTCGCTTAGATGGTATTGACCTTAGTAGTTACAACTGCCAAACCATTCTAGTCGACCCACCTCGTGCTGGCATGGATACCCTAACGTGTGATTTAGTGGCTAACTATGAGAATATTATTTATATATCATGTAACCCAGATACGTTAGAGCGTGATCTTGATCACTTAACGCAAACCCATGAGGTTAAGCGCTTTGCAATATTTGATCAGTTCCCTTACACACACCATATTGAATCTGGTGTATTTTTACAGAAAAAATAA
- a CDS encoding DUF5610 domain-containing protein: MKIGNFSFVPNSNANKYNTKQAMPQPKIDSPPTSYQQRGKELAAAVLGDKMAKELGLPVAEAKKDKPLFDFNEVVKNVLDFVTSSVKKAKANGADDDKLQDILNQARKGVQTGVDEAVDELKGMGVFNQELEEGIDKSKEGIFNGLDKFEQNLFNPQPASVTVSQSQYVNLSNSADYTFTTAEGDEVSISFADAYQSQSSSRYQQTESSQAFSTQFSESRELSFSMSVNGELNEDEQQAINDLMAELQDVSKTFFSGDLDKAFEQAQELSLGNEQLVAFSMDLRQSKTVAAIKEYEQIKPTSEKAIAETVAPFNDDLKSAYSKAQALGLESQLSGIIQWLNQDQQEIDKLVDYTNTMFENLDKLNTATAKLDAE, from the coding sequence ATGAAAATAGGTAACTTTAGTTTTGTTCCAAACAGCAATGCCAATAAATACAATACTAAGCAAGCAATGCCACAGCCTAAAATAGACTCCCCACCAACTAGCTATCAGCAACGCGGAAAAGAATTGGCAGCGGCCGTATTGGGTGACAAAATGGCAAAAGAATTAGGCTTGCCGGTTGCTGAAGCGAAAAAAGACAAACCATTGTTTGATTTTAATGAAGTAGTCAAAAATGTTTTAGACTTTGTCACAAGCTCAGTAAAAAAAGCCAAAGCCAATGGTGCCGATGATGACAAGCTACAAGATATACTTAACCAGGCACGTAAAGGCGTGCAAACAGGTGTTGATGAAGCTGTAGATGAATTAAAAGGTATGGGCGTATTTAATCAAGAGCTTGAAGAGGGTATTGATAAATCAAAAGAGGGCATCTTTAATGGCCTTGATAAATTTGAGCAGAACTTATTTAATCCTCAGCCAGCAAGCGTAACGGTTAGTCAATCGCAGTATGTGAACCTTAGTAACAGCGCTGATTACACTTTTACCACCGCAGAAGGTGATGAGGTGAGTATTAGTTTTGCAGACGCTTACCAATCTCAGTCATCTAGTCGCTATCAGCAAACTGAAAGCTCACAAGCATTTAGTACGCAATTTTCTGAATCTCGCGAGTTGTCATTTTCTATGTCAGTAAATGGAGAGCTTAATGAAGACGAACAGCAAGCTATAAATGATTTAATGGCAGAGTTACAAGATGTAAGTAAAACCTTTTTCAGTGGTGACTTAGATAAAGCATTTGAACAAGCCCAAGAACTCAGCTTAGGAAATGAACAGCTGGTGGCATTTTCAATGGACTTACGTCAAAGCAAAACTGTGGCAGCTATTAAAGAGTATGAACAAATTAAGCCAACATCAGAAAAGGCCATTGCCGAAACCGTCGCGCCTTTTAATGATGATCTAAAATCGGCTTACTCTAAAGCGCAAGCACTAGGATTAGAAAGCCAGCTATCAGGTATCATTCAATGGCTAAATCAAGATCAACAAGAAATAGATAAACTGGTTGATTACACTAACACCATGTTTGAAAACTTAGATAAATTAAACACAGCTACTGCAAAACTAGACGCTGAGTAA
- the murI gene encoding glutamate racemase, with amino-acid sequence MSAHIMVFDSGIGGTTVLEHIQQSIPHAQYSYFMDNALLPYGAQSQQTIISRLCGLIQFIKNESLNVDLIVIACNTASTSALSAVRQITDIPIVGVVPAIKPAAQITQSKHIGLLATPATVASSYTNTLIKEHASLITTSLYSSVELVTLAETFFFTQHLDIEKLHAELNRLNINKDIDVLVLGCTHFPILAKPISDYFKAHIELLDSGAAIAKRVRSLLNLSDNQAGIKKPLRYYATADICSDKLAVKQVTLFDPTLSDKS; translated from the coding sequence TTGTCAGCGCACATCATGGTATTTGATTCAGGTATAGGTGGAACCACAGTACTTGAGCATATTCAGCAAAGCATTCCTCACGCTCAATATAGTTACTTCATGGATAATGCATTATTGCCTTATGGTGCACAGTCGCAGCAGACTATAATTAGTCGCTTATGTGGACTGATCCAATTTATCAAAAATGAGTCGCTCAATGTCGACTTAATTGTTATAGCCTGCAATACCGCCTCAACATCTGCATTAAGTGCGGTACGTCAAATAACAGATATTCCCATTGTAGGGGTTGTACCGGCGATTAAGCCCGCAGCACAAATAACACAATCAAAGCATATTGGATTATTGGCAACCCCTGCTACAGTAGCAAGTTCATATACGAATACACTGATTAAAGAGCATGCCTCACTTATAACTACAAGCTTATATAGTAGTGTTGAATTGGTCACCCTGGCAGAAACATTCTTTTTTACCCAACACCTAGATATAGAAAAGCTGCACGCTGAGTTAAACCGATTAAATATTAATAAAGATATCGATGTGCTGGTATTAGGCTGTACTCACTTTCCTATTCTTGCTAAACCAATTAGTGATTACTTTAAAGCACATATAGAGTTGTTAGATTCTGGTGCGGCTATTGCTAAGCGAGTTAGATCTTTACTAAATTTAAGCGATAATCAAGCAGGCATAAAAAAGCCGCTGCGGTATTATGCAACGGCTGATATATGTAGTGATAAACTAGCCGTTAAGCAAGTTACACTGTTTGATCCGACTCTGAGCGATAAGAGTTAG
- a CDS encoding RNA recognition motif domain-containing protein: MKLPDQKSFIFAVILAVVGFVIVKFALASLALDPALLFGAGLLIGGLVIAAMSSVSAEEAEVKTKTLYVGNLPYRANEGVVRALFEEQGKVFNVRLLKDKNTGKRRGFGFVEMAQADADSAIAKLNDSEFQQRTLKVREAKQKQEDDSNSYRSESDQTV, encoded by the coding sequence TCTTGCTGTTGTTGGTTTTGTTATCGTTAAGTTTGCACTTGCAAGCCTAGCATTAGACCCTGCACTACTATTTGGTGCTGGTTTATTAATTGGTGGACTTGTCATTGCTGCAATGTCATCAGTAAGTGCAGAAGAAGCCGAAGTAAAAACAAAAACACTTTATGTTGGCAATCTTCCTTATCGCGCAAATGAAGGCGTTGTACGTGCTTTGTTCGAAGAGCAAGGCAAGGTATTTAATGTTCGTTTATTGAAAGATAAGAATACTGGCAAACGTCGCGGCTTTGGTTTTGTTGAAATGGCTCAAGCTGATGCGGATAGCGCAATTGCTAAGTTAAATGATAGTGAGTTCCAACAACGTACTTTAAAAGTACGTGAAGCAAAACAAAAACAAGAAGATGATTCTAACTCTTATCGCTCAGAGTCGGATCAAACAGTGTAA